In Pelosinus sp. UFO1, one genomic interval encodes:
- the gcvT gene encoding glycine cleavage system aminomethyltransferase GcvT produces the protein MAASKKTPLYETHLEYGGKIVEFGGWLLPVQYTGILEEHRAVREKAGLFDVSHMGEVLVKGPDAFAFVQKLVTNDVSRLANHKIQYTPMCYQDGGTVDDLLIYKQGEEEYLLVINAANIEKDWQWMQENKGGFHTELINLSDHTAQLALQGPLAQAILSQLTDVALENLEYYWFLPKVMVAGKETLVSRTGYTGEDGFEIYCRPEDAASLWNSIMTAGKSYGLLPAGLGCRDTLRFEACLPLYGHELSKEISPLEAGIGMFVKLDKGDFIGCAALAEQKKNGVKRKIVGFVITGRGIARPEYPVMAQGRCIGTVTTGTYSPSLDKNIGLALVEAEFAIIGQQFDIEIRGKKVAAQVIPKPFYRRKGK, from the coding sequence ATGGCAGCATCAAAAAAGACGCCTCTATATGAGACACATTTAGAGTACGGTGGAAAGATTGTTGAATTTGGAGGTTGGCTACTGCCAGTACAGTATACTGGGATTTTGGAGGAACATCGAGCAGTTAGAGAAAAGGCTGGCTTATTCGATGTTTCACATATGGGGGAGGTACTTGTCAAGGGGCCTGATGCCTTTGCATTTGTACAAAAATTAGTAACGAATGATGTATCTCGCCTTGCTAATCATAAAATACAGTATACGCCCATGTGTTATCAGGATGGTGGTACTGTTGATGATTTGCTTATTTATAAGCAGGGTGAAGAAGAATATTTATTAGTTATTAATGCGGCTAATATTGAGAAAGATTGGCAGTGGATGCAGGAAAATAAGGGAGGCTTTCATACAGAATTAATCAATTTATCCGATCACACAGCGCAGCTAGCCTTGCAAGGTCCCCTAGCTCAGGCTATTCTTAGCCAATTGACAGATGTAGCTTTAGAAAATCTAGAGTATTATTGGTTTTTACCAAAAGTAATGGTGGCAGGCAAGGAGACGCTAGTATCTAGAACTGGTTATACTGGCGAAGATGGATTTGAAATTTACTGTCGTCCAGAGGATGCAGCATCATTGTGGAATTCTATAATGACCGCAGGTAAGTCTTATGGGCTGTTACCTGCAGGTCTAGGCTGTAGAGATACTCTGCGTTTTGAAGCTTGCCTGCCACTCTATGGGCATGAATTATCCAAGGAGATTTCCCCCTTAGAAGCAGGGATTGGTATGTTTGTGAAGCTGGATAAAGGTGACTTTATTGGTTGTGCTGCTTTAGCAGAGCAAAAGAAAAATGGCGTAAAACGTAAAATTGTAGGTTTTGTTATAACTGGACGAGGGATTGCTCGGCCTGAATATCCTGTAATGGCACAAGGGCGATGCATTGGGACAGTAACCACAGGAACCTATTCGCCAAGTTTGGATAAGAATATCGGTCTTGCTTTAGTAGAAGCCGAATTTGCTATAATTGGACAGCAATTTGATATAGAAATTCGTGGTAAGAAGGTAGCTGCTCAAGTAATTCCTAAACCATTTTATAGAAGAAAGGGGAAATAA